The genomic region AAacaattaattatatttcacaccaaaacaaataaataatatataattatatacaaattgtcgagtttaaaaataagttaAAATCGATATTGTTACATAAtctgaaaataaaatttgtaaattttcctaatataattattctaattaaaatatgtaataatcAAACAActaacatataaaaaaaatttatgggATCTATTTATGCAAAACATTAATAaggataataaaaaaattgtttgactttgatatatattaattaaaaaaataataatttttgtttccGTGTTTCCCCTTTTCTAAATATGGGCAATGTTACATATGCATGCTTATgtatacttatttattatgcataCTTTGTAAaggttaattttttcaaataaaaatatgtagaaATAATTCAGcaataattttacaaatttaactaacaaatttaattgtacaaatttaattaacaaatttaattatgtattgggttgtttattttatttaggGATCAGGATATGGAGcaggttttttttttcaccttCTGTATAATGTCATAAATAGTTATATactattaaatatgtataggCATGTTTAAAACTACAGTTATAAGGAATATTGATTTGTTTTTCTGTTCTtacatttttgtaaaacTATGGGGGGTATTTGTTTgattattaaaaagtttttattttgtaagtTAGGAGGGAAAGAGAAATATGTAGCAGGTGAAAGAGAAATATATAGCAGGtgaaagttttttttttcaatctCGTCCAATCTCTTCCTTGTTTGGATCGCAAACGTGTCAACTTTATGAGGTATGCATTCTACAGTCGTTATAGGTTTGTACTTTGTCggaaagtaaaaatatggtCAACATAGTTTggttaattattttgtatgtactatttatattgcTTGTTTTGCCTTACTTTAAGTCAtaacatgtatatatatacatatttatgaatgggaaaaatgtttaaaatttatacataaataaaaaatgataatggaaaaacaacgtaatatatttatcgaaaaaaaagacattttttatatttgtaatttatttaagaagatattttaaaataatttatatagacaaaattatttgtatttatattgaaatagttaaggaaataaaaaaaaaaaaaattttaaatactgtgcacattttatttttttttttaaatatatatatttgacaaatttaatataaatacttttttcattttatatgtattttttcttagctttatttttgatttatatttttacattaaaTAGTTAAGTTTATAATAAGACGCCACGTCATTCTGCTTGttcattaaatttgttttatttcttttgcTGAGGTGATATATTAGCGCTAGCAGATTGTCAATTGTTGTCTTACCGAATGTGAGGAATTCAAAGAAATGTAAGGAAGtatatttgaatattttccTTATTTACAAAACGGAGGCacgttttttttcttcattctgttttatttattctgCTTTATTTATCCtgctttatttattttgtttattatttttttcgccACATTGGGCTAGGCCtgttatttgaaaataggATATACACTTGCAAAAGTTGTAAATGCAAATGCAAGTGCAAACAAAAACATAAACAAAAGTATAAGCATAATACATGCCCTTACATTAGCAAATAAGACATACATTTTGtgtaaaaatgaaaaaagaaataccCAATAGTTCAAACAGTTCATCGagttttttgaaaaaagaaacCCCCAATGCTTTAAACAGTTCATCGagttttttgaaaaaagaaataccCAATAGTTCAAACAGTTCAACGagttttttgaaaaaaggGAGTACTGTTAGTTTATGGAAGAAGAAGGGGAATGTAAAAGGAAAAGAAATTGTAAAGGATCAGGAAagtaaaaaagaaaatttatttatgaaaaaaaataacataagcatagaaaaaggaaatagTACAAGCATGTTAGCTACTTCAAAACTAAAGAATGAAgagaatttaaaaaataaaaaaaaacaaaatgaaataaaaaatatgagcaATAACAGTGTTAGTAAAAAGTTGAGCATACAAGAGATTCAAAAGGAAGAGAAAGAAAGTGAAATAGATGAAGGAAATAAAGTGGGGGACGAAGTAGAAATTGTTtctaaaatgaaaatattaaataatatgattgAGCATAATGAAAGTGTGAAGGGTTTTGAAAAAGGTGagcataaaaatggaatgaaaaatgaaataaaaaatgaaaaggatGACAGTATAGAAATTGAAGGACTTGATAAGGTAGacattttttctaaaaatgaaataaagtttgacgatgaaaaaaaatatgagtTATATGGAGATGAATTGCATAGTGAGgatgttgaaaaaaaaaaaagtaatgaCTACGAAGGAATAagacataaaaaaagtagtatatataaaaaaatattaaaaaaattaaatatagataaaaatgatgaggTTGAAAATAGTCATATAATAGTGTTAGGAAATAAAGATGTAGGAAAatcttcattattaaaatcGTTGCAAAGAATATCATTAGAAGGGGATGGAGAATATACAgacttattatataaaaatgaaataagaGTATTACCTTTTGATTATGGatgtttaaatataaaaaattttgaggatgataaaaaaatacatgaTATACAAGGGAATAGTCATGTATGGATATTACAACATCCTTGTTATACTAGTTTGTTAATTAAAAATCTTAAaaactttaaaaatataaaaaaaatccttattttaatttgtactgatttatataaaccatataatataatttcagAGATAAACAGCTGGATTGATGTTATgcataaaatttatgagGAAGTATATTCGGACTATGACATGGATGTCGTTAGTGAGTTGAAGAGCAATTTGGAGaagtacatatataattacaaaggcttgaaaaaaaatgaaaaaaatatcaaacaAGAAGAGAATCATGTAATGAATGAAATCGAGGGATATTCtgattttgaaaaaaacaaggAAGGAAGTATAGACAGTGTAAATAATGTGACAGAAGAAGAGGAGGGTCAagcaaaattaataaaaataaatttatcgTTTCCGATAGTTTTTGTTATATGTAAATCTGATGgatatgaaatattaaataatagaaCATATCAAGGATATATAGATGTAATTATATCTTACTTAAGAAATTTAGCTATAAGTTATCAAGCtgcaataatattttgtaatactataaataaaaatgaactAATTAATGTTGaacttttatataaatatatgatgcATAGATTATATGATTTTCcatttaaagaaaaagaaatattagattgttatgaaaaaatatttatacctTCAGGATATGATGATGaagaattaataaataagtctattaaaaatacatttgtTGGTAATTTCAATAAACCATATGattctattattattaagcCAATgacaaataaaacaattgtTGCTGAACATAGCCAAAATATCGTTCCtgcaatttattataatgatTTTTTAGCTAGTATATCTACAAACTCTTCCAATGATAATATGACAAATGgctatataaaaaaagatatgaATAGCATTAGTATTGATAATATTGAATTGCCAAATGGGGtgaataataaagataatcGAAATCAAAGTAGCAATcctgaaaatgataatggaaataataattatagtgttacaaataatgaaaataataatgacaaAAGCGATAAATTTTTGCAtagtttttttcaaaaccTTCTTGAAAAAGGAAGATCTAAATCTCCTAGTGTACCAACTATTGATCCATtaattttagaaaaaaaaaaaaaaataataaaataaatacacgATAAAATTAGGCCTTATATTtctataaaagaaaatacgACGTCATGCAAAAgaagaacaaaataaagtatTTGTAGACTAGACTCGTTTCCAATTAAAACTAAGTACCCATATATGGACATAATTAAGTGATTCTTTTCtttatgatattttttttttcgccatgtttgtatttatatatataacttttaCTAAACTTCATAAATGCAATATGTAAGCACCTTTAAATTggttatattatatgtgtataaaaaaaatgaaatcaTTACATACTATTATAGAATGTGTGCACCAAAATTTAGTTTGTCGAAAACTTTTGTATGCATCTTGTGTGCATCGAAACGACGGAGTGTGCAGTGGACAATTGCCAAACAAAAGGGTATAGAAAAATAGCTAGAAAAATAgctagaaaaaaataaaagctagttataaaaaaatagctagAAAAATAgctagaaaaaaaaagtcgCTAGAAATGTCATAATAAGTTGATCAAATGAAATAGCAGATTTAGGGACAAGCCAAAGATGCTATCGATATTTCCCTTGATTTcttgtaaatatttactCATAATGTcgttttcaatttttaatgCCCCAGCGCAATAATAGATGGATTCGTcgtttaaaatattttttataacgtCATCATTCATGTTGCTAAACTTTAAAACTGATTCATCAATTCCGgtcataattttgttaGACACAAAATCGATCAATGTAATGGAGCTATAACTATagcatttattattattataggatttaataaaattatatgcttctttttcattttttggtttttcatatatttgaCCATTACAATAAATAACTTCATCTCCtactaataatataacttttttgtttttactTAATTCTAAAATTTGTTGTTTTAGTTTATTATccttattaataatatttaataatttcattCCCTTTGCTACTGATATATTTGATGTTAATGTAAATGGGTCAAGTTTTTTTCGACatcctatttttttttcatcgaTTTTTGTTTGAAcagataaaaaatttaaatcacttttttttaaaatatatttccttGAACTTGATGTTGATCCTAAAACAAAGAAATAATCTTTTAAtgcatttaataaattttcatcgcatttttttgatacattatttatatcgtttgaacttatatttttttggggaactgatatattattatttttaaatatgctCATATTGGGCATATATTTAAGTCTATAACTATTACATATTTCAcattcatcattttcttcatcataGCAGACATATAATACGTTTGTTTGGGGATCATTTTTGTTGTACACAATTGTGACATCTGTTGTTTCATTTAGTATAGTGCAACTTTTAAAGTTCTTGCATTTGTGTTCAGTTTCAttgcattttattttatcttcttTTTGCTGCCCTGATTTTGAGGCCAAAAACAATGGTAATGTGTTTGTTTTTATGAGATCGAAATTGGCGCTAGTTTTAGAATGAATATCATATTCGCTAGCTTCGTCATTAGTCTGCTTAGGAGTATGAGACGTATCCAATGTTTCttgatttgtttttatcTTTTGATGTTCTTCTTTAGGATCATTGTTTAAAGTGTTAATATTAGTCAGATCATTACCAGTTTCTATATGATTACATATTTGGTCGtctattaaattatttattttcacaaTTTTATGCTTAACATTTTGATTAGATATTAGGGAAGATAGGTATTTAATGACTTCTTCATCAACTTCTAATTCAAATTCGTTGAATTCTTCACTATTTTCATCACTcttcattttataattttccaaaactttttttattaattttttttgctgattttatttttatggcCATATATGTAGTAGCTacactattattatatagctattttttttatttcaaattattattacatattacTAAATCATTATGATATGCTTCGAAGTTTTTCTCACGTatgccatttttttttaaacttataaaaaatgtatagcgcataaaaaggaaagaatgatatatgcatacgtattatatattatgcttAATTGGAGACATTAAGGAAGatagtaaatatatgatatatttgtgcttttgaaaaatgtgtaaattatatgtacTTCAGAGGTGAATGCATTATGGGGTGATGTGTATAGTATGCGTATATATGACGAGAAAAATAGTTTATCGGGGAAAATTCGTTTTAGCTAGTCTTAAAATAGTAATTTGGGTACctaaattaattttcatatatatacaaaaatttaatgcattttatatattataataatatatgagaGACTTTTTTTGTCCGCATATgcacatttaaaaaaaataatatgcaatTGCAAATAcgattaataataaaatatattatttttaaacaatGGAAAAGAGAGTAAAAATAGTAGCATAATATAAagttgataaaaaatgtatgttCAAAATATGTGAAATACATACAAAgatatattcaaatatatattttttaaaactattaaatgaattaattaataactataaaaatgaaatacatttaatgaaatagctatatatgtacatatttttttttaagggCAAGAAATATctacaaatatatgaacaagtcatatttattagtaggctattaaaatttttttttatcattctCAAATATAAGgctatattattgtttggAGAATGTagttgttttattttaaactACGAAAATATAAGATTAAAAGGGTAcgttaaaaatatatatatgacgTGCTTAGtataatgaattttttttaaatttttccaACTGGGGCCATACGCATAAAGTATGAAAATTtcagtttattttttccctctttttttaatcctcctaataaataaagcaaCAAGTAAAATAGCTGGAAATAATTTAGTACCCGgagtaaataaattatattgtttgaatgaattaaaagataaatGTGTAACAAATGGATACCCAAAAGGGATAAAATGGTATAGAGGAGTGGACAAAAATTGTGAgcgaaataaatatttgttgtttaatatatccaatgaaaatacaaaaagtatattaacttttaaaaattcaataagacatataaaagataaaataaaatatatgtttaaaagTAATCAAACTGTTTTagacaaattaaaaaatttaaataaaaaaaaaaatatatggttTATTGAAGGATATGccaaaaatgtatttaatCCGGATTCCCTTTTTAATGTTATTGGGCTTGAAGAAGTTGAAGAAATTGATATGAAATCGTgtgatataataaaaaaaatagatttCAACAAAttgttaaataaaaagtatgactataaaaatcaagacgatattaaaaataattatcgAGTAGTAAGCATACAAAAGGTTAAGCGATTTGCCCTtctttacaaaaaatgttgCAACAATAGTCatgaatataatagtaTTTGTGATAACAAAGGGAATTATATGGATGAAGCCATAACAAAATGCACATGTACTAGggatatgaaaaaaaattatatcatatGTGTCTATACATATGTTGTTTTTAGTATACATGATATTAAAGagaataaatattacatGGTTATAAATAgcttaaataataatgatgaaggtacattttatgaattaaaagaattaaatacTGAAAATGTGCAACCAGCCATAAAGTcgtatacatataataaagggACTGTAAACAGTTCTAATGTTATTTCATTAACaaagaagaaatatatattaaaagatgTTACAAATAATGTTGAgcaaaacaataaaaagaaatatttattaagatttaatatatttaataccTATTTCAAGAGTTTACTTAATTTgcttaataattttgaagctatattaagaaaaatatttttcattggTAAAGAGTTACAGCCCgaaatttttatactatatgataataaaaatatatttttaaaacaaaaaagctatttagaatatataaaattattttttttaaaaactaATGAATATGCAGATTTATAtcaaaacatttttaaaaataacaagtggtataaattatatattcaaaaatgtGCCCAAAGACAATCAACTTATATATTAAGGTGTACAGCAataaacgaaaaaaaatttagaaatttactaaaatatttgaaaaatgaaaataataataatagctataattatcataataattattgtaATGATGGAaggatatttttttcttactgcaaaatattgtttgaaaaatatgatgaagAATGCTTTAAAGAGAAACAGAAAACCAAAAGTATTACAAATAGTGATGAAAATTACAATCATAAAAGTgtttacataaatatagatacaaataataatttaaggaataaagaattattaatattaaaaaaacaaaaagacACATTCTTATTTAGTATGGCTAAATATTTGATCAATAATGTAATTTCGTCAATAcatatttgaataaaaatatgaacatggtcagaaaaaaaaacttttttgACTAGCCATTTATTTAGtttgttataataaaattatgaacatactttttttttttttttaaaacatatttgtttataaatacggttatatcaatttttttagtaacAATATGCGTGTGTATgttgttttatatgttatatttaattttgaatgtaaaaatataaagttgAATTTTTAGGTGTCTCgatttgttatattttcattttgtttcaCCTATATTTAGCTTATATTACAGcttttgttttattgttatatttgtttgtaatttatttaactCTTAAATGGTGGTATACTaaccatatatatataatgtttcGTATAAATAGGAAAAGTTTCAAACAtagacatatatattttttggaaacattttcaaattattgTGATTATCAAAtgtatggaaaaaatataatagattgtaaaaatgtttttaaaatagttatatagagtaaaaaaattatggaaaaatcaacaaaatataataaaaataaatagataTGTGTAATAACTTCTTAGATTggttaatataatttataagcattttattatacaggcttatgtaaaaataaacatatgtctcaaaaaattaaaaataaaacatagaCCAACTAAAAACAATGTTTCCACAAATGtatgtgaaaaaatatattattggaTATgcgaataaaataaaaaaaaacaaataatataaaatgaggAATACTTAAAATTAGGATAGGTGagatatatacaattttctTGTCTTGTGCATGTAgaataacatatttataaagtCAGTATAACTTTTcttaatatgttttttctgtgttttatttcaaatttttgATTCTTTCGCTCATATTGGTAATTTCCTCCAAATGCTagaaaaatagaaaaaaaaaaaaagcaaaattaatattgttcttataaaaaaggttaatatatttatatagttGATAAATTTGGTGTAGGTATGAAATAGTATGGttactttatttattgtattaGTAGGACCCAATTGTCCATCTAATTTAAGTGCATGTTCATCTGCtatttttgatattaaTTCGTCGACCTAAAATGGTAAGggtgtaaaaaataaaaaatgtgagGTCGATAAAGAGTGCagtatattttgttttttctttttaataagTATGTACTTCTTCTGTAGGGGCTACAATGGCAGACGAAGTTTGTACTGTGTCGTTTATTAAGTCTGAGGTGATACTCTGTAAATaagttataataatatagtatGATTGAGgggtatatatttatgcgcatatttatgtacatatttatgagcatatttatgaacatatttatgtacatatttatgagcatatttatgtgcatattttaaattttcaatttttcgTATGTATGCATGTCTTACTATCTCATCGAAAATGTTTTCCAATTTCATCACGTCACTTCCTATTTTGACTGCATTTGTTTCTGAGTTTATTTGTTGTATTAATGGAATCATCACACTGACATCCTTAACAAGctgaataaaataatgagcCAAACATTtggcatatatatatagacaatatgcatatggaatgtaaattatttttaaagattAATAGgttgttataatttttggTACTAACCGATGCGCTTCTGTGTGCC from Plasmodium vinckei vinckei genome assembly, chromosome: PVVCY_04 harbors:
- a CDS encoding dynein light intermediate chain 2, putative — protein: MKKEIPNSSNSSSSFLKKETPNALNSSSSFLKKEIPNSSNSSTSFLKKGSTVSLWKKKGNVKGKEIVKDQESKKENLFMKKNNISIEKGNSTSMLATSKLKNEENLKNKKKQNEIKNMSNNSVSKKLSIQEIQKEEKESEIDEGNKVGDEVEIVSKMKILNNMIEHNESVKGFEKGEHKNGMKNEIKNEKDDSIEIEGLDKVDIFSKNEIKFDDEKKYELYGDELHSEDVEKKKSNDYEGIRHKKSSIYKKILKKLNIDKNDEVENSHIIVLGNKDVGKSSLLKSLQRISLEGDGEYTDLLYKNEIRVLPFDYGCLNIKNFEDDKKIHDIQGNSHVWILQHPCYTSLLIKNLKNFKNIKKILILICTDLYKPYNIISEINSWIDVMHKIYEEVYSDYDMDVVSELKSNLEKYIYNYKGLKKNEKNIKQEENHVMNEIEGYSDFEKNKEGSIDSVNNVTEEEEGQAKLIKINLSFPIVFVICKSDGYEILNNRTYQGYIDVIISYLRNLAISYQAAIIFCNTINKNELINVELLYKYMMHRLYDFPFKEKEILDCYEKIFIPSGYDDEELINKSIKNTFVGNFNKPYDSIIIKPMTNKTIVAEHSQNIVPAIYYNDFLASISTNSSNDNMTNGYIKKDMNSISIDNIELPNGVNNKDNRNQSSNPENDNGNNNYSVTNNENNNDKSDKFLHSFFQNLLEKGRSKSPSVPTIDPLILEKKKKIIK
- a CDS encoding vacuolar protein sorting-associated protein 46, putative, with product MGNKLSTEDHIFRLKLKTKELEKLSNRSELEEKRFVMDVKKAIQAGKIDMARLYAEKCIRKKNEKINYLNLSNKLDVLVSRLEGAHRSASLVKDVSVMIPLIQQINSETNAVKIGSDVMKLENIFDEISITSDLINDTVQTSSAIVAPTEEVDELISKIADEHALKLDGQLGPTNTINKHLEEITNMSERIKNLK
- a CDS encoding Maf-like protein, putative; this translates as MKSDENSEEFNEFELEVDEEVIKYLSSLISNQNVKHKIVKINNLIDDQICNHIETGNDLTNINTLNNDPKEEHQKIKTNQETLDTSHTPKQTNDEASEYDIHSKTSANFDLIKTNTLPLFLASKSGQQKEDKIKCNETEHKCKNFKSCTILNETTDVTIVYNKNDPQTNVLYVCYDEENDECEICNSYRLKYMPNMSIFKNNNISVPQKNISSNDINNVSKKCDENLLNALKDYFFVLGSTSSSRKYILKKSDLNFLSVQTKIDEKKIGCRKKLDPFTLTSNISVAKGMKLLNIINKDNKLKQQILELSKNKKVILLVGDEVIYCNGQIYEKPKNEKEAYNFIKSYNNNKCYSYSSITLIDFVSNKIMTGIDESVLKFSNMNDDVIKNILNDESIYYCAGALKIENDIMSKYLQEIKGNIDSIFGLSLNLLFHLINLL